The following are encoded together in the Adhaeribacter arboris genome:
- a CDS encoding Hsp20/alpha crystallin family protein, which produces MKNDQSLFPTIPSFFDDMLTRDWFNWPLSQRTNNWSVPAVNVKETNDAFELEVAAPGMDKQDFKVELDNNLLVVSAQKENKYEEQAGNGHFARREFNYQSFTRTFSLPERLVKGDEISAKYQDGILYISVPKTEEAKVKPAKQIEIH; this is translated from the coding sequence ATGAAAAACGATCAAAGCTTATTTCCAACCATCCCTTCCTTTTTTGATGATATGCTAACAAGGGATTGGTTCAACTGGCCTTTAAGCCAACGTACTAACAACTGGTCTGTGCCAGCGGTAAATGTTAAAGAAACCAATGATGCTTTTGAACTGGAAGTAGCTGCCCCCGGCATGGACAAGCAAGATTTTAAAGTAGAGTTAGATAATAACTTGCTGGTAGTTTCGGCCCAAAAAGAAAATAAATACGAAGAACAAGCCGGAAACGGTCACTTTGCTCGTCGCGAATTTAACTATCAATCTTTCACCCGCACCTTTAGTTTACCGGAAAGACTAGTGAAGGGAGATGAGATTTCTGCCAAATATCAAGATGGCATTTTATATATTTCTGTTCCTAAAACAGAAGAAGCCAAGGTGAAACCGGCGAAACAAATTGAAATTCACTAA
- a CDS encoding MBL fold metallo-hydrolase, protein MKIEQFEDKGLAHFSYIISSEGQMAVIDPARNPQPYYEYANLHDACLVAVIETHPHADFVSSHQEIAHTKEATIYTSKLTGATYEHQAFDEGDSIQVGEVTLHAINTPGHSPDSISILVKDEFGQAIALFSGDTLFIGDVGRPDLRENVGSITSKREDLAHQMYHSIREKIMPLPDEVIVYPAHGAGSLCGKGMSEAKRSSIGAEKKGNPALQEMSEAEFAKYLLADQPFVPKYFAYAVELNKHGAPAYKPSINHVPHLPPHYLLDKNTLIIDTRPGKLFKQGHLPSAINLQEGAKFETWLGSVVGPQEKFYLIADSVLTLETVIAKTAKIGYERNIKGAIVNPENQTEKSDMADTAAFKSDLAAFTIIDIRNNNEVKEGKLFPTAIPIPLPELRERIHEIPVDKPIMVHCAGGYRSAAGASIISRNIKNQPVYDLSEAVKEFS, encoded by the coding sequence ATGAAAATTGAGCAGTTTGAAGATAAAGGTCTGGCCCATTTCTCTTATATAATAAGTAGTGAAGGGCAAATGGCAGTAATTGACCCTGCCCGTAATCCGCAGCCTTATTACGAATATGCTAACTTGCACGACGCCTGTTTGGTAGCCGTAATAGAAACCCACCCGCACGCCGACTTTGTGAGCAGCCACCAAGAAATAGCGCATACCAAAGAAGCTACTATTTATACCAGCAAACTTACGGGTGCCACTTATGAACACCAGGCCTTTGATGAGGGCGATAGCATTCAGGTGGGCGAAGTAACCCTGCATGCGATTAATACCCCGGGGCACTCTCCGGATAGTATTTCCATCCTGGTAAAAGATGAATTTGGTCAGGCCATAGCGTTGTTCTCCGGCGATACTTTGTTTATCGGCGATGTGGGCCGCCCGGATTTACGGGAAAACGTGGGCAGTATTACCAGCAAGCGCGAAGATCTGGCCCACCAAATGTACCACTCCATCCGCGAGAAAATTATGCCTTTGCCCGACGAAGTAATTGTGTATCCTGCCCACGGAGCGGGTTCGTTGTGCGGCAAGGGTATGAGCGAGGCCAAACGCAGTTCTATTGGCGCCGAAAAAAAAGGCAATCCGGCGCTACAGGAAATGAGTGAAGCAGAATTTGCCAAGTACCTGCTCGCCGATCAGCCATTCGTACCTAAATACTTTGCTTATGCCGTTGAATTAAATAAACACGGCGCTCCTGCGTATAAGCCAAGCATTAATCATGTTCCTCATCTGCCGCCTCATTATTTATTAGATAAAAATACCTTGATTATTGATACCCGTCCTGGAAAATTGTTTAAGCAAGGCCATTTACCCAGTGCCATTAACTTGCAGGAGGGAGCAAAATTTGAAACTTGGCTAGGTTCAGTGGTTGGTCCGCAGGAAAAGTTTTATTTAATCGCGGATTCTGTTCTGACTCTGGAAACAGTTATTGCTAAAACTGCTAAAATTGGTTATGAACGCAACATTAAAGGAGCCATTGTAAATCCGGAAAACCAAACCGAAAAATCGGATATGGCGGATACCGCCGCTTTTAAATCCGACTTGGCGGCATTTACTATTATTGATATTCGTAATAACAACGAAGTAAAAGAAGGCAAACTTTTCCCAACGGCAATACCTATTCCTTTACCGGAACTACGCGAGCGTATTCACGAAATTCCAGTTGATAAACCCATTATGGTGCATTGCGCGGGCGGTTACCGTTCGGCGGCCGGAGCTTCCATTATTAGCCGCAATATTAAAAATCAACCAGTTTATGATTTAAGCGAAGCCGTTAAAGAGTTTAGTTAA
- a CDS encoding heavy-metal-associated domain-containing protein, producing the protein MKTLKFKTNINCSNCVATAKPYLDALPDDTNWNVDTTNPEKILTVQGEAVSAAEVVEKVKQAGFKIEEQKSLFGKLFS; encoded by the coding sequence ATGAAAACTTTAAAATTTAAAACTAATATTAACTGCAGTAATTGCGTGGCTACCGCTAAACCCTATTTAGATGCTTTACCGGATGATACCAACTGGAACGTAGATACCACAAATCCCGAAAAAATTTTAACGGTACAAGGCGAGGCTGTTTCAGCGGCAGAAGTAGTAGAAAAAGTAAAGCAAGCTGGTTTTAAAATAGAAGAACAGAAAAGCTTATTCGGTAAATTATTTTCTTAA
- a CDS encoding DUF4403 family protein: MRFILNCFTFLSVLLTSTLLITSCQKTTTLQATAPTQSVAAAPAFERKLSTITVPISFQAATLETKLNQELNGILYKDDNLEGDNLAVTVSKIGKLGIRAEQNKIYFTVPLHIFAKGRWKWEPCKICPVIDKSESTEFDVVVKTESLLSFTEDYKVKTVTTGDFDWGATKPTLTVGPLKIGLARFVEPAMQNQMARLSNMLDQEIQKRLNIRQYVQEAWLKLQQPIQLDKTYNAWLTVTPQDIRISPLQATNGELNLRIGFNSFIETVTNGKPQVKVNPNLPKLITDNRLIDNVQIGLIGEVPYLHATKLLQEQVAGKTYNFENGKQQITINNAEISGSGDKLVVMLDVNGKAKTGLFTKKIVGKVFLKAIPYYDAATTSIRIREVDYDLKTKDQLLKTASWLAKGKFIRNIQEQITFPVKTQLEQARTLLQHSLDQSAHVNDAILLKGNIRSFTPDNIYLTPTSIKAVVNAQGNLTVQIVKL, translated from the coding sequence ATGCGTTTTATCCTAAATTGTTTTACCTTTTTATCTGTACTTTTAACCAGTACTTTACTTATTACCAGTTGTCAGAAAACGACAACTTTACAAGCTACGGCCCCAACTCAGTCCGTAGCCGCCGCGCCGGCATTTGAGCGTAAACTTTCCACGATTACCGTTCCAATCTCTTTTCAGGCAGCTACTCTCGAAACCAAGCTTAACCAAGAATTAAACGGCATTTTGTACAAAGATGATAATTTGGAAGGCGATAACCTGGCCGTAACGGTAAGTAAAATTGGTAAATTAGGCATCCGCGCCGAACAGAATAAAATTTACTTTACAGTGCCCTTGCATATTTTCGCGAAAGGGCGCTGGAAATGGGAACCCTGTAAAATTTGTCCGGTAATTGATAAAAGCGAAAGCACGGAATTTGACGTAGTGGTAAAAACGGAAAGCTTACTCTCCTTTACCGAAGATTATAAAGTTAAAACGGTAACTACCGGCGATTTTGACTGGGGCGCTACTAAACCTACTTTAACCGTTGGTCCGCTTAAAATTGGTTTGGCCCGTTTTGTAGAACCGGCTATGCAAAACCAAATGGCGCGTTTATCCAATATGCTGGACCAGGAAATCCAAAAACGACTCAACATCCGGCAATACGTGCAGGAAGCCTGGTTAAAATTACAGCAGCCTATACAACTGGATAAAACCTACAATGCCTGGCTAACCGTTACCCCGCAGGATATTCGTATTTCTCCGCTACAAGCCACCAACGGCGAATTGAACCTGCGTATTGGCTTTAACTCCTTTATCGAAACGGTAACCAATGGTAAACCGCAGGTAAAGGTAAATCCTAATTTACCTAAACTTATTACAGATAACCGCTTAATCGATAACGTACAAATAGGTTTGATTGGCGAAGTACCCTACCTTCACGCGACCAAATTATTACAAGAGCAAGTTGCTGGTAAAACGTATAACTTTGAGAACGGCAAACAGCAGATTACCATCAATAACGCCGAAATTAGCGGCAGCGGCGATAAATTAGTGGTAATGCTGGACGTAAATGGAAAAGCTAAAACAGGTTTATTCACTAAAAAAATTGTGGGAAAGGTATTTTTGAAAGCGATACCTTATTATGATGCCGCTACCACCAGCATTCGCATCCGCGAGGTAGACTATGATCTGAAAACAAAAGATCAGTTATTAAAAACTGCTAGTTGGCTAGCGAAAGGCAAATTTATTCGCAACATTCAAGAACAAATTACCTTTCCGGTTAAAACCCAGTTGGAGCAAGCCCGCACTTTGCTGCAACATTCCCTCGACCAATCGGCGCACGTAAATGATGCTATTTTATTGAAAGGTAATATTCGCTCCTTTACGCCGGATAATATTTATCTTACGCCAACTTCCATAAAAGCCGTAGTAAATGCTCAGGGAAATTTAACGGTGCAAATTGTAAAACTCTAA
- a CDS encoding DUF3891 family protein, with protein sequence MIVNLVKEGWEIIYQQAHALLAAQIAFAWRTTDRPVRWVDTLAAIAQHDDGQRSWAGKVGLTAAGAPANFTMLPFSLEQAQQVMEEARYQGQWRSLLTSMHLAFLYEELRGQHKTTDAFLDEQLQNQALWRKALKVTKKEAQKAYDLMQWCDRLSLILCRQELPEAERALEISAGPDGIRYDVRQQKEGRIQVIPWPFELNQFTVTVEASYLTQLQFASEAELDTALRQAPIRTKYWELVK encoded by the coding sequence ATGATTGTAAATCTGGTAAAAGAAGGTTGGGAGATCATTTACCAACAAGCACATGCTTTATTGGCGGCGCAAATTGCTTTTGCCTGGCGTACCACCGACCGACCCGTCCGGTGGGTAGATACCTTGGCGGCCATTGCTCAGCACGATGATGGCCAACGTTCCTGGGCGGGCAAAGTAGGTTTAACGGCTGCCGGAGCGCCTGCCAACTTTACGATGTTACCTTTTTCGCTGGAACAAGCCCAGCAGGTAATGGAGGAAGCCCGGTACCAGGGGCAATGGCGCTCCTTGCTCACTTCCATGCACCTTGCGTTTCTCTACGAAGAACTCCGCGGCCAGCATAAAACCACCGATGCTTTTTTAGATGAGCAATTGCAGAACCAAGCCCTTTGGCGCAAAGCTTTAAAAGTAACAAAAAAAGAAGCTCAAAAGGCCTATGATTTAATGCAATGGTGCGATCGGTTGTCGTTGATTTTGTGTCGGCAGGAATTACCCGAAGCGGAACGTGCCCTGGAAATTAGTGCGGGTCCCGATGGCATCCGTTATGATGTGCGGCAACAAAAAGAGGGCCGCATTCAAGTAATACCCTGGCCGTTTGAATTAAATCAGTTCACCGTAACCGTAGAAGCCTCTTATTTAACGCAATTGCAATTTGCGTCGGAAGCAGAATTAGATACGGCACTCCGGCAGGCACCTATCCGGACCAAATACTGGGAGTTAGTGAAATAA
- a CDS encoding SusC/RagA family TonB-linked outer membrane protein, which yields MKYFILLHLLLFSITESFAQVSVKGKITGETGEGLPGVTVLLKGTTTGATTDPDGNYTLALPNGNGTLVISFIGYQTQELAVNNRTTINVSLAPDTKALQEVVVVGYGTQKKETVTGSVATVKGAELQKSPAINLSNSIAGRMPGVIATNGSGEPGYDGSAIRIRGSNTLGNNDALIVIDGVPARAGGFERLNPADIENISVLKDASAAIYGSRAANGVILITTKRGKSGKPELSYSYNQGWAQPTIVPKMATATQYAEMVNEIDIYNLPSQYWSAAAEAFRTTGSFTRPDNGAVTNATFKPDDMQKFRDGSDPWGHPNTDWFDAALKTWSPQSRHNLQLNGGSENIRYLASLGYQNQDAYYKKAATGYKQYDMRLNVDATVNKYITTSLGVVGRQENRFFPTKPAGAIFRMLMRGYPYRPAYWPNGLPGPDIENGEQPVVITTNNTGYDRDTRYYLQSNGKIEVTVPWVKGLKFTGSAAVDKYVRQTKTFQTPWFVYSWDNKSYEADGTTPKLQKVKRGPAQATLGQGSEDQLNTLLTGLISYDRTIGPHGITVLAGVNKETSNSNYFGANRKYFNSNAIDQLFAGGNAEKDNSGSAWERARGSYFGRLAYNYKEKYLAEFLWRYDGSYMFPENSRWGFFPGALVGYRISEEAFFKKALPFVNDLKIRGSWGQLGNDQVYFNNVLREYDYLPTYGLGSYPIGGQVAQTLFENGVPNTQLTWEVADNKDIGLEGQVLDGKIFFEFDVFRNNRSNILWRRAASIPASTGMVLPAENIGKVRNQGYEFRIGHNNTFGDFNLNVSVNGGYAKNEIEFWDETPGAPEWQKSTGRTMNTGLFYIYDGIFTTQADIDANKLDYSGVGASTLRPGDMKYKDVNGDGKLNGDDRVRRDKNNQPTFQGGLNIGARYKGFDLTILFQGATGGEIFLQTESGTIGNFLAYSYENRWTLDNPSTEHPRTVDRSNQYFSNGNTYWLRSTDYVRLKNFEIGYNLPTNIGQRFGINNLRVYVNGLNLITWDKTDVFDPESTGGNAQYYPQARILNTGVSVTF from the coding sequence ATGAAGTATTTTATACTACTTCATCTTTTGTTATTTTCAATTACTGAGTCCTTCGCCCAGGTATCGGTAAAAGGCAAAATAACCGGTGAAACCGGGGAAGGATTGCCCGGCGTAACCGTATTGCTAAAAGGAACCACTACGGGTGCTACAACCGACCCGGATGGTAATTATACGCTAGCTTTACCTAATGGCAATGGCACATTAGTTATCTCGTTTATTGGGTACCAAACCCAAGAGTTGGCAGTAAATAATCGTACTACAATTAACGTATCATTGGCTCCCGACACTAAGGCTTTACAAGAAGTAGTAGTGGTAGGTTATGGTACGCAGAAAAAAGAAACCGTAACGGGTTCGGTTGCTACCGTTAAAGGAGCGGAATTACAAAAATCTCCGGCCATAAACCTTTCTAACTCTATTGCCGGCCGTATGCCCGGTGTAATTGCTACTAACGGTAGTGGTGAGCCCGGATACGATGGTTCCGCTATCCGGATTCGGGGTTCTAATACCTTAGGTAATAACGATGCCTTAATTGTAATTGATGGTGTTCCAGCCCGGGCGGGTGGTTTTGAACGCCTAAACCCCGCTGATATCGAAAATATTTCGGTATTGAAAGATGCTTCCGCGGCTATTTATGGTTCTCGGGCGGCTAATGGCGTTATTCTGATTACCACTAAACGCGGTAAATCCGGTAAACCAGAACTTTCTTATTCTTATAACCAAGGCTGGGCCCAACCTACTATTGTGCCTAAAATGGCTACTGCCACGCAGTATGCCGAAATGGTAAACGAAATCGATATCTATAATTTACCTTCTCAATACTGGTCTGCCGCTGCTGAGGCTTTTAGAACTACCGGTAGTTTTACCCGGCCAGATAATGGCGCCGTAACAAATGCTACTTTTAAGCCCGATGATATGCAAAAGTTTCGGGATGGCTCCGATCCTTGGGGGCACCCCAATACCGATTGGTTTGATGCTGCTTTAAAAACCTGGTCGCCCCAATCGCGGCATAATTTACAGTTAAACGGTGGGTCCGAAAATATCCGCTACTTAGCTTCACTGGGTTATCAAAATCAGGATGCTTATTACAAAAAGGCTGCTACTGGTTACAAACAATACGATATGCGGCTGAACGTAGACGCTACCGTTAACAAATACATTACTACTTCCTTGGGGGTAGTGGGCCGTCAGGAAAATCGTTTCTTCCCGACCAAACCTGCCGGGGCTATTTTCCGGATGCTGATGCGCGGTTACCCGTATCGGCCGGCTTACTGGCCAAACGGCTTACCTGGCCCGGATATTGAAAACGGGGAACAACCGGTGGTAATTACTACTAATAATACCGGTTACGATCGCGATACCCGTTATTACTTACAGTCAAACGGTAAAATTGAAGTTACGGTACCTTGGGTAAAAGGCTTAAAATTTACTGGTAGCGCTGCCGTAGATAAATATGTTCGCCAAACAAAAACTTTCCAGACTCCTTGGTTCGTGTATAGCTGGGATAATAAAAGCTACGAAGCAGATGGTACCACGCCAAAATTGCAAAAAGTTAAACGCGGACCAGCACAAGCTACTCTTGGACAGGGAAGTGAAGACCAGTTAAATACCTTGCTTACCGGCTTAATATCTTACGACCGTACTATTGGTCCGCATGGTATTACCGTACTGGCCGGGGTAAACAAAGAAACTTCTAATTCTAACTATTTCGGGGCTAACCGGAAATATTTTAACTCTAACGCTATCGACCAATTGTTTGCCGGGGGTAACGCCGAAAAAGATAATTCTGGTAGTGCCTGGGAACGCGCCCGGGGTAGCTACTTTGGCCGGTTAGCCTATAATTATAAAGAAAAATACCTCGCTGAATTCCTCTGGCGGTACGATGGTTCTTATATGTTCCCGGAAAACAGCCGTTGGGGCTTTTTCCCCGGCGCTTTGGTGGGATATCGTATTTCTGAAGAAGCTTTCTTCAAGAAAGCCCTGCCTTTTGTTAATGACTTAAAAATCCGCGGTTCTTGGGGTCAGTTAGGTAACGACCAGGTATATTTTAACAATGTTCTACGGGAGTACGATTACTTGCCTACTTACGGCTTGGGTTCTTATCCAATTGGCGGCCAAGTCGCGCAAACATTATTCGAAAACGGAGTGCCTAATACTCAATTAACCTGGGAAGTAGCCGATAATAAAGATATTGGTTTAGAAGGCCAAGTGCTGGATGGTAAAATCTTCTTCGAATTTGATGTTTTTCGCAACAATCGTTCAAATATCCTGTGGCGGAGAGCGGCCTCTATTCCGGCCTCAACCGGTATGGTGTTGCCCGCTGAAAACATTGGTAAGGTTAGAAACCAAGGTTACGAATTCCGGATTGGCCACAATAATACCTTCGGGGATTTTAACCTGAACGTAAGCGTAAACGGAGGCTATGCTAAGAACGAAATCGAATTCTGGGATGAAACTCCCGGCGCTCCCGAATGGCAGAAGTCTACTGGCCGTACGATGAATACCGGCTTATTCTACATCTACGATGGTATCTTTACTACGCAAGCCGATATTGACGCGAATAAATTGGATTACAGCGGTGTAGGTGCGAGTACTTTACGTCCCGGCGATATGAAATATAAAGACGTGAACGGCGATGGTAAATTAAACGGCGACGATAGAGTAAGAAGAGACAAAAACAACCAGCCTACTTTCCAGGGAGGTTTGAACATTGGCGCTCGCTACAAAGGATTTGACCTGACTATCCTGTTCCAGGGGGCTACCGGCGGCGAAATCTTCCTGCAAACCGAATCGGGTACTATTGGTAACTTCCTGGCTTATAGCTACGAGAACCGCTGGACGCTGGATAATCCGAGTACCGAGCATCCTCGTACCGTGGACAGAAGCAACCAGTATTTTTCTAATGGTAATACCTACTGGCTCAGAAGCACCGATTATGTTCGTCTGAAAAACTTCGAGATTGGCTATAATTTACCTACTAACATAGGTCAGCGTTTCGGAATTAATAACTTACGGGTGTATGTAAACGGTTTGAACCTGATTACTTGGGACAAAACCGATGTATTCGATCCGGAATCAACTGGTGGTAACGCCCAATATTATCCACAGGCTAGAATCTTGAATACGGGTGTTTCTGTAACATTTTAA
- a CDS encoding RagB/SusD family nutrient uptake outer membrane protein translates to MNKSLKYIAIALVSGGLLAGCNEDYLNTLPLDKAPGDLVWTDAALAESAVTELYNGLHDGLLNQESMDCITDNALYNFGKQDIMEANISPSNTGWVNNTYEYGEMYSRIRAANIALKKLATPQFENTNGIVERLKGETYFMRAYFYNQMLRYYGGIPIIKSPYELTSSDFTIARNTYEECVNFIVSDLDSASMLLQGKTLATGRATNGAALALKSRVLLYAASDLHDIPTASGKSTVIGGFSNKELLGYVSGDQNARWQAAKDAAKAVIDLGIYGYNLNLSAPVTPEEGRANYVNLYLSRNGGEKDAIFLRQFINAKDEWGAWYPRNNGPNGYHGWTSSEPTQNLVDDYEMMDGTKFDWNNAEHKAAPYDNRDPRFYASILYDGAPWKPRTADAAGTDPFNQIQMGTYQVGSASSPTTYFGLDTRNSSIENWNGTRTGYAIRKFIDPNPAIEDQVTRQEVASPQIKFTEVVFNYIEACLELGQEAEAITWLNKIRFRSGMPPVSESGQALVERYRNERNIEMLFEEQRFYDARRWMIAKETLGEKVRIMKVTATLKPGKTVPVYKYSKDDYNYTYTVQEIDPGVENRKWDDKLYFMPINRDEMNRNNKLVQNPGYQ, encoded by the coding sequence ATGAATAAATCTTTAAAATATATTGCCATTGCTTTAGTCTCCGGTGGATTATTGGCCGGTTGTAACGAAGATTACCTGAATACATTACCCTTAGATAAAGCTCCGGGCGATTTAGTTTGGACGGATGCCGCGTTAGCAGAGTCGGCGGTAACCGAATTATACAATGGCTTGCACGATGGTTTACTTAACCAAGAAAGCATGGATTGTATTACCGATAACGCGTTATATAACTTCGGTAAACAGGATATCATGGAAGCCAATATTAGTCCTTCTAATACCGGCTGGGTAAATAATACTTACGAATACGGCGAAATGTATAGCCGGATACGGGCGGCTAATATTGCCTTAAAAAAGTTGGCAACACCGCAATTCGAAAATACTAATGGCATTGTAGAGCGGTTAAAAGGAGAAACGTATTTTATGCGGGCCTACTTTTATAACCAAATGCTACGGTACTACGGGGGTATTCCTATTATTAAATCGCCTTATGAGTTAACTAGTTCTGACTTTACCATTGCCCGGAACACGTACGAAGAATGCGTTAATTTTATTGTTAGCGATTTAGATTCGGCGTCTATGCTCCTGCAAGGTAAAACATTAGCCACCGGCCGGGCTACTAATGGTGCCGCTTTAGCTTTAAAATCCCGGGTACTATTATATGCCGCTAGCGATTTACACGATATTCCTACTGCCAGTGGTAAATCGACGGTTATAGGTGGTTTTTCAAACAAAGAACTGCTGGGTTATGTAAGCGGCGACCAAAATGCCCGTTGGCAGGCTGCTAAAGATGCTGCTAAAGCAGTAATAGATTTAGGCATTTACGGTTATAACCTAAATTTAAGCGCGCCGGTAACGCCAGAAGAAGGTAGAGCAAATTATGTTAACTTGTATTTATCCCGGAACGGCGGCGAAAAGGATGCTATCTTCTTGCGTCAGTTTATTAATGCCAAAGACGAATGGGGTGCCTGGTATCCACGGAATAACGGACCAAACGGTTACCATGGCTGGACTTCCAGTGAACCTACCCAAAATTTAGTGGATGATTACGAAATGATGGATGGTACTAAATTCGACTGGAACAATGCTGAACACAAAGCGGCTCCTTACGATAACCGAGATCCTCGTTTTTATGCTTCTATCTTGTACGATGGAGCTCCCTGGAAACCGCGTACCGCCGATGCAGCCGGAACCGATCCGTTTAACCAAATTCAGATGGGAACGTACCAGGTTGGTAGTGCCAGCAGCCCCACTACTTACTTTGGCTTAGATACTCGTAATAGTTCTATTGAAAACTGGAACGGAACCCGTACCGGTTATGCCATCCGGAAATTCATTGATCCGAATCCAGCTATTGAAGACCAGGTAACCCGCCAGGAAGTGGCTTCACCGCAGATTAAGTTTACCGAAGTAGTGTTTAACTACATCGAGGCTTGTCTGGAATTAGGTCAGGAAGCCGAAGCAATTACCTGGTTAAACAAAATTCGTTTCCGTTCCGGTATGCCGCCCGTTAGCGAGTCGGGCCAGGCGCTGGTAGAACGCTATCGTAATGAGCGCAATATTGAAATGTTGTTCGAAGAGCAGCGTTTCTACGATGCCCGTCGTTGGATGATTGCTAAGGAAACGCTGGGTGAAAAAGTTAGAATTATGAAAGTAACGGCTACTTTAAAACCAGGTAAAACCGTACCGGTTTATAAGTACAGCAAAGACGATTATAATTATACTTACACCGTACAGGAAATTGACCCAGGAGTAGAAAACCGGAAGTGGGACGATAAATTGTACTTCATGCCGATTAACCGCGACGAAATGAACCGGAACAATAAATTGGTTCAGAACCCAGGTTATCAATAA